From a single Mycolicibacterium moriokaense genomic region:
- a CDS encoding SMP-30/gluconolactonase/LRE family protein, translating to MTSKTRKPPIDPVRWTPPPVDPLPDFPAAELTVVPVGGDAPEDVVVDADGHIWAGLIDGKIVRIAPDGGEVVVVAQIDGRPLGMHVARDGRILVCSSPGGLLALDPATGAVETLVAEVDGRKLMFCSNVTELADGTIYFTESTSAFTYEHFLGPIFEARNRGSVFRRDPDGTVLTVAAGLYFANGITPTADGSALVFAETQARRLSKYWLTGDKAGTVTALAVNLPGSPDNLSTGADGRIWCAMVTAINPVAELLPRTLPAIRKLLWRLPDRLQPKIKPVVWAVAFDPDTGNPVAGVRTEHPSFGLVTGLVEADGKLWMGSIGGPAVAYVDLAATALR from the coding sequence GTGACTTCGAAAACGCGCAAGCCGCCGATCGACCCTGTTCGCTGGACCCCGCCTCCGGTCGATCCGTTGCCGGATTTTCCGGCTGCGGAACTGACTGTGGTCCCGGTTGGCGGCGACGCGCCCGAGGATGTGGTCGTCGACGCTGACGGCCACATCTGGGCGGGTCTGATCGACGGCAAGATCGTGCGCATCGCCCCGGACGGCGGCGAGGTGGTGGTGGTCGCGCAGATCGACGGCCGACCGCTCGGCATGCATGTCGCCCGCGACGGCCGCATACTGGTGTGCAGTAGTCCGGGCGGCCTGCTGGCGCTCGACCCGGCGACCGGTGCCGTGGAGACGCTGGTCGCAGAGGTCGACGGTCGGAAGCTGATGTTCTGCTCGAATGTCACCGAATTAGCTGACGGCACAATCTATTTCACGGAGTCCACCAGCGCGTTCACCTACGAGCACTTCCTCGGGCCCATCTTCGAGGCGCGCAACCGCGGCAGCGTGTTCCGACGCGATCCCGACGGGACGGTGCTCACCGTCGCCGCCGGTCTCTACTTCGCCAACGGCATCACGCCGACGGCCGACGGGTCCGCGCTGGTGTTCGCCGAGACGCAGGCGCGGCGGCTGTCGAAGTACTGGCTCACCGGCGACAAGGCGGGCACGGTGACGGCGCTGGCGGTCAATCTGCCGGGCAGCCCGGACAACTTGTCGACGGGCGCCGACGGAAGAATCTGGTGCGCGATGGTGACAGCCATCAATCCCGTTGCGGAGCTATTGCCGAGGACTCTGCCCGCGATACGCAAGCTGCTGTGGCGGCTGCCCGACCGGCTGCAGCCGAAGATCAAGCCAGTGGTGTGGGCGGTGGCATTCGACCCGGATACGGGCAACCCCGTCGCGGGAGTGCGCACCGAGCATCCCAGTTTCGGCCTGGTGACGGGGCTGGTTGAAGCCGACGGCAAGCTGTGGATGGGCTCGATCGGCGGCCCGGCCGTCGCGTACGTCGACCTGGCGGCGACGGCGCTGCGCTGA
- a CDS encoding aspartate aminotransferase family protein, whose protein sequence is MTATDITSDLSTDLGAKANRHLWGHFARHGAGITPPIITRGEGVTIWDDKGKSYIDGLSGLFVVQVGHGRKELAEAAAKQAETLSFFPLWSYATPPAVELAERIAGYAPGDLNRVFFTTGGGEAVESAWKLAKNYFKLTGKPSKYKVVSRSIAYHGTPQGALAITGLPVFKQPFEPLTPGGFRVPNTNFYRAPAPYDTDIKAWGEYCADRIAEAIEFEGPDTVAAVFLEPVQNAGGCFPPPPGYFERVREICDEYDVLLVSDEVICAYGRIGSMFACDDFGYVPDIITCAKGLTSGYSPIGAMIASDRLFEPFNDGKTTFGHGYTFGGHPVSSAVALANLDIFEREGLNDHVKQNAPAFRATLEKLYDLPIVGDVRGEGFFYGIELVKDKTTKETFNDEESERLLRGFLTPALFDAGLYCRADDRGDPVVQLAPPLISGQKEFDAIYEILRGVLEEASRLL, encoded by the coding sequence ATGACCGCTACCGATATCACTTCAGATCTCTCAACCGACCTCGGCGCCAAGGCCAACCGGCACCTGTGGGGGCACTTCGCCCGCCACGGCGCAGGTATCACGCCGCCGATCATCACCCGCGGCGAAGGCGTCACCATCTGGGACGACAAGGGCAAGAGCTACATCGACGGCCTGTCGGGGCTTTTCGTCGTCCAGGTCGGCCACGGCCGCAAAGAACTCGCCGAGGCCGCCGCGAAGCAGGCCGAGACGCTGTCCTTCTTCCCGCTGTGGTCCTACGCCACGCCGCCCGCCGTCGAGCTCGCCGAGCGCATCGCGGGTTACGCACCAGGCGATCTCAACCGCGTCTTCTTCACGACCGGCGGCGGCGAGGCCGTCGAATCGGCGTGGAAGCTGGCCAAGAACTACTTCAAGCTGACGGGCAAACCCAGTAAGTACAAAGTGGTTTCGCGGTCGATCGCCTACCACGGCACACCGCAGGGTGCGCTGGCGATCACCGGCCTGCCCGTGTTCAAGCAGCCGTTCGAGCCGCTGACGCCAGGCGGCTTCCGGGTACCGAACACCAACTTCTACCGCGCGCCCGCGCCGTACGACACCGACATCAAGGCGTGGGGCGAGTACTGCGCGGATCGCATCGCCGAGGCGATCGAGTTCGAGGGCCCCGACACCGTCGCCGCCGTCTTCCTCGAGCCGGTGCAGAACGCAGGTGGCTGCTTCCCGCCGCCGCCCGGGTACTTCGAACGCGTCCGCGAGATCTGCGACGAGTACGACGTGCTGCTGGTGTCCGACGAGGTGATCTGCGCGTACGGCCGCATCGGTTCGATGTTCGCGTGTGACGACTTCGGCTATGTGCCCGACATCATCACGTGCGCAAAGGGTTTGACGTCGGGCTACTCGCCGATCGGTGCGATGATCGCCTCCGATCGCCTGTTCGAGCCGTTCAACGACGGCAAGACGACGTTCGGCCACGGCTATACGTTCGGCGGTCATCCGGTGTCGTCGGCGGTAGCGCTGGCCAACCTCGACATCTTCGAGCGCGAAGGTCTCAACGACCACGTCAAGCAGAACGCCCCTGCGTTCCGCGCGACGCTCGAGAAGCTCTACGATCTGCCGATCGTCGGCGACGTTCGCGGCGAAGGGTTCTTCTACGGCATCGAGCTCGTCAAGGACAAGACCACCAAGGAGACCTTCAACGACGAGGAGAGCGAACGGCTGCTGCGCGGCTTCTTGACTCCCGCGTTGTTCGACGCGGGCCTGTACTGCCGCGCCGACGACCGTGGCGACCCAGTCGTGCAGTTGGCGCCGCCGCTGATCAGCGGGCAGAAGGAATTCGACGCGATCTACGAGATCCTGCGCGGGGTCCTCGAGGAAGCCAGTCGGCTGCTGTAG
- a CDS encoding gamma-aminobutyraldehyde dehydrogenase translates to MTVVSPNTVSTNVASSWIDGAPVVTGGAPHQVINPANGATVAEMTLATPADVDRAVASARAALRDWATATPVDRAGVLAKLAELVEANAEQIVAEEVSQTGKPVRLATEFDVPGSIDNISFFAGAARHLEGKATAEYSGDHTSSIRREAVGVVATITPWNYPLQMAVWKVLPALAAGCSVVIKPAELTPLTTLTLARLASEAGVPDGVFNVVTGAGGDVGTALAGHPDVDVVTFTGSTPVGRKVMAAAAVHGHRTQLELGGKAPFVVFDDADLNAAIQGAVAGALINTGQDCTAATRAIVARELYDDFVAGVGELFSKVVVGDPQDPNTDLGPLISMAHRAKVAGMVERAPGQGGRVVAGGAAPDLPGSFYLPTVIADVDEQSEVYRDEIFGPVLTVRSFTDDDDALRQANDTAYGLAASAWTRDVYRAQRASREINAGCVWINDHIPIISEMPHGGVGASGFGKDMSQYSLEEYLTIKHVMSDITGVAEKEWHRTVFAKR, encoded by the coding sequence ATGACTGTGGTTTCTCCCAACACTGTGTCCACGAACGTGGCGAGCAGCTGGATCGACGGAGCCCCGGTGGTCACCGGCGGAGCCCCGCATCAGGTGATCAATCCGGCCAACGGCGCGACCGTCGCCGAGATGACCCTCGCAACGCCCGCCGACGTCGACCGCGCCGTCGCCTCCGCCCGCGCGGCGCTTCGCGACTGGGCGACGGCCACTCCCGTGGACCGTGCGGGGGTGCTCGCCAAACTCGCCGAACTGGTCGAGGCCAACGCCGAGCAGATCGTCGCCGAGGAGGTGAGCCAGACCGGCAAGCCGGTGCGGTTGGCCACCGAGTTCGACGTGCCGGGCAGCATCGACAACATCTCGTTCTTCGCAGGAGCGGCACGCCATCTCGAGGGCAAGGCGACCGCCGAGTACTCCGGTGATCACACCTCGAGCATCCGGCGCGAGGCCGTCGGCGTCGTCGCGACGATCACCCCGTGGAACTACCCACTGCAGATGGCGGTGTGGAAAGTGCTGCCCGCGTTGGCCGCCGGGTGCAGCGTCGTGATCAAACCCGCTGAGCTGACGCCGTTGACGACGCTGACGCTGGCGCGGCTGGCCAGCGAGGCGGGTGTGCCCGACGGAGTGTTCAACGTCGTCACGGGTGCGGGCGGCGACGTGGGCACGGCGCTGGCCGGGCACCCCGACGTCGACGTGGTGACGTTCACGGGGTCAACGCCGGTGGGCCGCAAGGTGATGGCCGCCGCCGCTGTGCACGGTCATCGCACCCAGCTGGAGTTGGGCGGCAAGGCGCCGTTCGTGGTTTTCGATGACGCTGATCTGAATGCCGCGATCCAGGGCGCGGTGGCCGGGGCGTTGATCAACACCGGCCAGGACTGCACGGCGGCGACACGCGCGATCGTGGCGCGCGAGCTGTACGACGACTTCGTCGCGGGCGTCGGCGAGCTGTTCTCCAAGGTCGTCGTCGGCGACCCGCAGGATCCGAACACTGACCTCGGCCCGCTGATCTCGATGGCGCACCGCGCCAAGGTCGCGGGCATGGTCGAGCGTGCGCCCGGTCAGGGTGGCCGCGTCGTCGCCGGCGGGGCCGCACCCGATCTGCCCGGTTCCTTCTACCTGCCGACGGTGATCGCCGACGTCGACGAGCAATCAGAGGTGTATCGCGACGAGATCTTCGGACCCGTCCTGACCGTGCGCTCGTTCACCGATGACGACGACGCGCTGCGTCAGGCCAACGACACCGCGTACGGGTTGGCGGCCTCGGCGTGGACTCGTGACGTGTACCGGGCGCAGCGTGCGTCGCGGGAGATCAATGCGGGCTGCGTGTGGATCAACGACCACATTCCGATCATCAGCGAGATGCCGCACGGCGGCGTCGGTGCGTCCGGATTCGGCAAGGACATGAGCCAGTACTCGCTCGAGGAGTACCTCACCATCAAGCACGTGATGAGCGACATCACCGGCGTGGCCGAAAAGGAATGGCACCGCACGGTTTTCGCCAAGCGCTAG
- a CDS encoding Lrp/AsnC family transcriptional regulator — protein MANPGLGPVSFRVNQSRPGAAFQLDDLSKQIIEKLQQDGRRSYAGIGKAVGLSEAAVRQRVQRMVDAGVMQIVAVTDPMQLGFARQAMIGIKCTGDTTRVAEKLAAIESVDYVVLTAGSFDAICEVVCADDDDLLDLLNTQIRALPGVISTETLVYLKLVKQQYNWGTR, from the coding sequence ATGGCTAACCCGGGTCTCGGACCCGTATCGTTCCGCGTCAACCAATCCAGGCCTGGCGCGGCGTTCCAGCTTGACGACCTGTCGAAGCAGATTATCGAGAAGTTGCAGCAGGACGGCCGTCGTTCCTATGCCGGCATCGGCAAGGCGGTCGGCCTCTCTGAAGCCGCGGTCCGTCAGCGCGTCCAGCGGATGGTCGATGCGGGCGTCATGCAGATCGTGGCGGTCACCGATCCGATGCAGCTGGGGTTCGCCCGCCAGGCGATGATCGGCATCAAATGCACCGGGGACACCACCCGCGTCGCCGAGAAACTGGCTGCCATCGAATCCGTCGACTACGTCGTGCTCACTGCGGGCTCGTTCGACGCCATCTGTGAGGTCGTCTGCGCGGACGACGACGATCTACTCGACCTACTCAACACCCAAATCCGAGCACTACCGGGAGTGATATCCACCGAGACACTCGTTTACCTGAAACTCGTTAAACAGCAATACAATTGGGGCACAAGATGA